From one Perca fluviatilis chromosome 10, GENO_Pfluv_1.0, whole genome shotgun sequence genomic stretch:
- the zbtb3 gene encoding zinc finger and BTB domain-containing protein 3 isoform X1, protein MEFPQHSQQLLSALRSQRQRGFLCDCSVLVGSSRFLAHRAVLASCSPFFHMFYSDPQGVIDGNGTSSSVTLDSDIVTAAAFGLLLDFVYEGVLQLAESPPVEDILAAASFLHMNEVVRVCKRRLQRRGPLAEADSTRSEECAGARRAIETGRVGEGDGGAEPVEAMAGDHLNPVAMEAPISSVSRMAERSQLESVESERRIGGGSSEARVQTPLSPDLADTTQPGMGAPLLPPGGELVQGLITGRSAPASGGNARLGTGGHGEGSALCSPCSTTETYRCSHSSNQQPSSSSSSRVPVSQASGRSVVTYSQSGSSLCSSPQHYVPRLPRVDSVREPSEADHRGTSGRGQQMVMLIQASALTSHNPTHSPPQRALPQIQIQSAVSLQSLDFHSAPEAQTLKRPEGNMGASPTIRNERSHRLMGRERTDDNDGENVKVKVEAIVISDEELEEEKEESRAREPVNEVDDEFEEEELHSPQFLSSHPQGLLQMTSHSNDYSFPLSPSSSSSGAGPSSQDTSSFALIPPSTAQQHSDPSAYFQDFQDSMGNFVEDVPTCGVCGKTFSCTYTLRRHAIVHTRERPYECRYCYRSYTQSGDLYRHIRKAHDHTLPAKRSKADMEPSLPPQPPLPPPPPPLS, encoded by the exons ATGGAGTTCCCCCAGCATTCCCAGCAGCTGCTGTCAGCTCTGCGTTCCCAGCGCCAGCGGGGCTTCCTCTGTGACTGCAGCGTCCTGGTGGGCTCATCCCGTTTCTTGGCTCACAGGGCTGTTTTGGCCTCCTGCTCGCCTTTCTTCCACATGTTCTACTCCGACCCTCAAGGGGTCATTGATGGAAATGGCACCAGCAGCTCTGTCACACTCGACAGCGACATTGTCACGGCTGCTGCATTTGGCTTGCTCTTGGACTTTGTCTATGAAGGCGTGCTGCAGCTGGCCGAGTCTCCACCAGTGGAGGACATATTGGCGGCTGCAAGCTTTCTGCACATGAACGAGGTGGTGAGAGTCTGCAAGAGACGACTCCAGAGACGGGGGCCTCTGGCAGAGGCAGACAGCACTCGCTCCGAAGAGTGCGCTGGTGCCAGGAGGGCGATAGAGACAGGGAGGGTGGGTGAGGGTGACGGTGGAGCTGAGCCGGTGGAGGCCATGGCAGGAGATCACTTAAATCCAGTCGCCATGGAAGCACCGATCTCATCAGTATCTAGAATGGCAGAGAGGAGTCAGTTGGAGTCTGTGGAGTCTGAACGGAGGATTGGTGGGGGGTCATCAGAAGCACGAGTTCAGACTCCTCTGAGCCCTGACCTCGCTGATACCACGCAGCCAGGCATGGGCGCCCCTCTGCTGCCTCCAGGCGGGGAGCTGGTGCAGGGCCTCATCACAGGCCGGTCTGCCCCAGCCTCGGGAGGTAACGCCAGGTTGGGGACTGGAGGTCATGGAGAGGGGTCGGCACTCTGCAGCCCTTGCAGCACAACTGAGACATACAGGTGCAG TCATAGCAGTAACCAGCAGCCCTCCTCGTCTTCTTCCTCCCGGGTGCCAGTGAGCCAGGCTAGTGGTCGGTCAGTGGTTACTTATTCCCAGTCAGGATCCAGCCTCTGCTCCAGCCCCCAACATTATGTACCCCGACTGCCACGTGTTGACTCTGTAAGGGAACCTTCAGAAGCTGACCACAGAGGTACATCAGGCAGAGGACAACAGATGGTCATGTTAATCCAAGCATCAGCACTAACCTCACACAACCCAACACACTCACCACCACAGCGTGCACTTCCTCAGATTCAAATCCAGAGTGCTGTGTCACTCCAAAGCTTAGACTTCCACTCTGCTCCTGAGGCCCAAACCCTTAAGAGACCTGAGGGGAATATGGGAGCTTCACCCACCATTAGAAATGAAAGATCTCACCGTCTCATGggcagagagaggacagatgaCAATGATGGAGAGAATGTAAAAGTCAAAGTGGAGGCCATTGTTATATCCGACGAAGAGctagaggaggagaaagaggaaagcaGAGCGAGAGAACCAGTGAATGAAGTAGACGATGAGTTTGAAGAGGAAGAGCTGCACAGTCCGCAGTTTCTCTCCTCCCACCCACAGGGCCTCTTACAAATGACCTCCCATTCAAATGACtactccttccctctctctccctcctcttcctcctccggTGCTGGCCCTTCCTCCCAGGACACTTCCTCCTTCGCCCTCATTCCTCCGTCTACAGCTCAGCAGCATTCTGACCCTTCTGCCTACTTCCAGGACTTCCAGGACTCTATGGGGAACTTTGTAGAGGACGTCCCCACGTGTGGAGTCTGTGGAAAGACTTTCTCATGTACATACACACTAAGGCGCCACGCCATTGTGCACACACGCGAACGTCCTTATGAGTGTCGCTACTGCTACCGGAGCTACACACAATCAGGCGACCTGTACAGACACATACGCAAAGCTCATGACCACACACTGCCAGCTAAACGCAGCAAGGCAGACATGGAGCCCTCCCTGCCCCCACAaccaccactaccaccaccacctccacctcttagctaa
- the zbtb3 gene encoding zinc finger and BTB domain-containing protein 42 isoform X2 — MEFPQHSQQLLSALRSQRQRGFLCDCSVLVGSSRFLAHRAVLASCSPFFHMFYSDPQGVIDGNGTSSSVTLDSDIVTAAAFGLLLDFVYEGVLQLAESPPVEDILAAASFLHMNEVVRVCKRRLQRRGPLAEADSTRSEECAGARRAIETGRVGEGDGGAEPVEAMAGDHLNPVAMEAPISSVSRMAERSQLESVESERRIGGGSSEARVQTPLSPDLADTTQPGMGAPLLPPGGELVQGLITGRSAPASGGNARLGTGGHGEGSALCSPCSTTETYSHSSNQQPSSSSSSRVPVSQASGRSVVTYSQSGSSLCSSPQHYVPRLPRVDSVREPSEADHRGTSGRGQQMVMLIQASALTSHNPTHSPPQRALPQIQIQSAVSLQSLDFHSAPEAQTLKRPEGNMGASPTIRNERSHRLMGRERTDDNDGENVKVKVEAIVISDEELEEEKEESRAREPVNEVDDEFEEEELHSPQFLSSHPQGLLQMTSHSNDYSFPLSPSSSSSGAGPSSQDTSSFALIPPSTAQQHSDPSAYFQDFQDSMGNFVEDVPTCGVCGKTFSCTYTLRRHAIVHTRERPYECRYCYRSYTQSGDLYRHIRKAHDHTLPAKRSKADMEPSLPPQPPLPPPPPPLS; from the exons ATGGAGTTCCCCCAGCATTCCCAGCAGCTGCTGTCAGCTCTGCGTTCCCAGCGCCAGCGGGGCTTCCTCTGTGACTGCAGCGTCCTGGTGGGCTCATCCCGTTTCTTGGCTCACAGGGCTGTTTTGGCCTCCTGCTCGCCTTTCTTCCACATGTTCTACTCCGACCCTCAAGGGGTCATTGATGGAAATGGCACCAGCAGCTCTGTCACACTCGACAGCGACATTGTCACGGCTGCTGCATTTGGCTTGCTCTTGGACTTTGTCTATGAAGGCGTGCTGCAGCTGGCCGAGTCTCCACCAGTGGAGGACATATTGGCGGCTGCAAGCTTTCTGCACATGAACGAGGTGGTGAGAGTCTGCAAGAGACGACTCCAGAGACGGGGGCCTCTGGCAGAGGCAGACAGCACTCGCTCCGAAGAGTGCGCTGGTGCCAGGAGGGCGATAGAGACAGGGAGGGTGGGTGAGGGTGACGGTGGAGCTGAGCCGGTGGAGGCCATGGCAGGAGATCACTTAAATCCAGTCGCCATGGAAGCACCGATCTCATCAGTATCTAGAATGGCAGAGAGGAGTCAGTTGGAGTCTGTGGAGTCTGAACGGAGGATTGGTGGGGGGTCATCAGAAGCACGAGTTCAGACTCCTCTGAGCCCTGACCTCGCTGATACCACGCAGCCAGGCATGGGCGCCCCTCTGCTGCCTCCAGGCGGGGAGCTGGTGCAGGGCCTCATCACAGGCCGGTCTGCCCCAGCCTCGGGAGGTAACGCCAGGTTGGGGACTGGAGGTCATGGAGAGGGGTCGGCACTCTGCAGCCCTTGCAGCACAACTGAGACATACAG TCATAGCAGTAACCAGCAGCCCTCCTCGTCTTCTTCCTCCCGGGTGCCAGTGAGCCAGGCTAGTGGTCGGTCAGTGGTTACTTATTCCCAGTCAGGATCCAGCCTCTGCTCCAGCCCCCAACATTATGTACCCCGACTGCCACGTGTTGACTCTGTAAGGGAACCTTCAGAAGCTGACCACAGAGGTACATCAGGCAGAGGACAACAGATGGTCATGTTAATCCAAGCATCAGCACTAACCTCACACAACCCAACACACTCACCACCACAGCGTGCACTTCCTCAGATTCAAATCCAGAGTGCTGTGTCACTCCAAAGCTTAGACTTCCACTCTGCTCCTGAGGCCCAAACCCTTAAGAGACCTGAGGGGAATATGGGAGCTTCACCCACCATTAGAAATGAAAGATCTCACCGTCTCATGggcagagagaggacagatgaCAATGATGGAGAGAATGTAAAAGTCAAAGTGGAGGCCATTGTTATATCCGACGAAGAGctagaggaggagaaagaggaaagcaGAGCGAGAGAACCAGTGAATGAAGTAGACGATGAGTTTGAAGAGGAAGAGCTGCACAGTCCGCAGTTTCTCTCCTCCCACCCACAGGGCCTCTTACAAATGACCTCCCATTCAAATGACtactccttccctctctctccctcctcttcctcctccggTGCTGGCCCTTCCTCCCAGGACACTTCCTCCTTCGCCCTCATTCCTCCGTCTACAGCTCAGCAGCATTCTGACCCTTCTGCCTACTTCCAGGACTTCCAGGACTCTATGGGGAACTTTGTAGAGGACGTCCCCACGTGTGGAGTCTGTGGAAAGACTTTCTCATGTACATACACACTAAGGCGCCACGCCATTGTGCACACACGCGAACGTCCTTATGAGTGTCGCTACTGCTACCGGAGCTACACACAATCAGGCGACCTGTACAGACACATACGCAAAGCTCATGACCACACACTGCCAGCTAAACGCAGCAAGGCAGACATGGAGCCCTCCCTGCCCCCACAaccaccactaccaccaccacctccacctcttagctaa